A section of the Pedobacter sp. HDW13 genome encodes:
- a CDS encoding NAD(P)-dependent alcohol dehydrogenase codes for MIAAKGYAVHSQTDKLAPWNFERRNVGPKDVLIEILFSGICHSDIHQVRSEWGPARYPMVPGHEIVGRITEVGSAVSKFKVGDLAGIGCMVDSCKECPTCKGGQQQFCEKGETVWTYNSVERDKTTPTYGGYSNKIVCTEEFVVHVSDKLPLAGVAPLLCAGITTYSPIKRWGITKGHKVAILGLGGLGHMAVKFAVAFGADVTVLSTSPSKEADARKLGAHNFVVTKDAEQLAQYTKHFDFIIDSVSAPHNYEMYFKLLKVNGVHICVGLPAEPIKFPGSALMHGNRALTASSIGGIEETQEMLDFCAAHDIVSEVEVININYVNEAYERVLNSDVKYRFVIDMDTL; via the coding sequence ATGATAGCTGCAAAAGGATACGCTGTTCACAGCCAAACCGATAAACTGGCTCCATGGAATTTCGAAAGAAGAAACGTTGGACCAAAAGATGTATTGATCGAAATTTTATTCAGCGGAATTTGTCATTCCGATATTCACCAGGTGCGTAGCGAGTGGGGGCCTGCGAGGTACCCAATGGTTCCGGGCCACGAAATTGTGGGCCGTATTACCGAAGTAGGTTCGGCGGTATCTAAATTTAAAGTAGGCGATTTAGCTGGTATTGGCTGTATGGTTGATAGTTGTAAGGAATGCCCAACCTGTAAAGGCGGTCAGCAGCAGTTTTGCGAAAAAGGCGAAACCGTTTGGACTTACAACAGCGTAGAGCGCGATAAAACTACGCCAACTTACGGTGGCTACTCGAACAAAATTGTGTGTACCGAAGAATTTGTGGTTCATGTATCAGATAAACTTCCGCTGGCTGGGGTAGCACCTTTGCTTTGTGCCGGAATTACAACCTATTCGCCCATTAAAAGATGGGGCATTACCAAAGGACATAAAGTTGCCATTTTAGGTCTTGGTGGTTTAGGTCATATGGCGGTTAAATTTGCCGTTGCATTTGGTGCCGATGTTACGGTTTTAAGTACTTCGCCTTCAAAAGAAGCTGATGCCAGAAAATTAGGTGCCCATAATTTTGTAGTAACAAAAGATGCTGAACAACTGGCTCAATATACCAAGCATTTCGATTTTATTATCGATTCGGTTTCAGCACCACATAACTACGAAATGTACTTTAAGCTTTTAAAGGTTAATGGTGTACACATTTGCGTAGGTTTACCGGCAGAGCCAATTAAATTCCCGGGTTCGGCTTTAATGCATGGCAACAGGGCTTTAACAGCTTCGAGTATTGGTGGTATTGAAGAAACACAGGAGATGCTCGATTTTTGTGCAGCGCACGATATCGTTTCGGAGGTGGAAGTAATTAACATCAATTACGTAAACGAAGCCTACGAGCGGGTATTAAACAGCGATGTAAAGTATCGCTTTGTAATTGATATGGATACATTGTAA
- a CDS encoding SDR family NAD(P)-dependent oxidoreductase produces the protein MDKKKVWFITGASKGLGLSLVHQLLKAGQYVAATSRNIAELKQAVATDSKKFLPLSVNLSDEQSVEKAIKATVTQFERIDVIINNAGYGIGGSIEELSDAETRNSFDVNVFGTLNVIRKASPYLRAQRSGHIINISSIAGITGATGWAIYAAAKSAVISLSEILAEDLKDFGIKVTVVAPGAFRTSFLTAESLALAANPIAEYEAVRETHARYLKMDGQQIGDPEKAAAAMISLASMPNPPLHLLLGRDAFDRATAKIEALSKEINAWKPISISTDFDQ, from the coding sequence ATGGACAAGAAAAAAGTTTGGTTTATTACCGGAGCTTCGAAAGGCTTAGGATTAAGTTTGGTTCATCAATTGTTAAAAGCCGGCCAATATGTTGCAGCCACTTCGAGAAATATTGCCGAACTGAAACAAGCAGTAGCTACTGATTCGAAAAAATTCCTTCCGCTTTCGGTTAATCTTTCAGACGAACAAAGTGTAGAAAAAGCCATTAAAGCAACTGTTACCCAATTCGAACGCATTGATGTGATTATCAATAATGCTGGTTATGGCATTGGCGGCAGTATAGAAGAACTTAGCGATGCAGAAACACGCAATAGTTTCGACGTAAATGTATTCGGTACCTTAAATGTAATCAGAAAAGCTTCTCCTTATTTGAGGGCGCAACGCTCAGGGCATATTATCAATATTTCTTCAATTGCCGGCATTACAGGCGCAACTGGCTGGGCTATATACGCTGCTGCTAAATCGGCAGTAATTTCCCTATCCGAAATATTGGCCGAAGACCTTAAAGATTTTGGCATTAAAGTTACCGTAGTTGCACCTGGTGCATTCAGAACCAGTTTTTTAACCGCCGAATCTTTGGCACTGGCCGCTAATCCAATTGCCGAATATGAAGCAGTAAGGGAAACGCACGCCCGGTATCTAAAAATGGATGGCCAGCAAATAGGCGATCCGGAAAAAGCAGCTGCAGCCATGATTTCGCTTGCCAGCATGCCCAACCCACCATTGCACTTATTATTAGGTAGAGATGCATTTGACCGCGCTACAGCCAAAATTGAAGCATTAAGTAAAGAAATTAATGCATGGAAACCGATTTCTATCTCAACAGATTTCGACCAGTAA
- a CDS encoding SDR family oxidoreductase — MDNQKVWFVTGASKGLGLTLVKKLLGNGYHVAATSRNLSDLSKAVGEHENFLPLVVDLINEGSVEAAISQTISKFGRVDVVVNNAGYGMLGALEELSDKESRENFDINVFGSLNVIRKVLPQMRKQQSGHIFNISSIGGFSGNFPGFGIYCATKFAVAGFTESLAAEVKSQGIKATVVEPGYFRTEFLNTSSLAVPANPIDAYKEVRDSQAMHQNDINNQQPGDPAKAAEVMIEAAKSENPPLHLFLGPDAYQVAEAKITDVQRDMANWKYLATATNFEAANA; from the coding sequence ATGGACAACCAGAAAGTATGGTTTGTAACCGGCGCTTCAAAAGGCCTGGGACTAACCTTAGTAAAAAAATTATTGGGCAATGGATATCATGTTGCAGCAACTTCGAGAAATTTAAGCGATTTATCCAAAGCAGTTGGCGAACACGAAAACTTTTTGCCCTTAGTTGTAGATTTAATCAACGAAGGCAGTGTAGAAGCGGCGATCAGCCAAACCATCAGCAAATTTGGCCGTGTAGATGTAGTGGTTAACAATGCAGGCTACGGCATGTTGGGTGCGCTTGAAGAGTTGAGCGACAAAGAATCACGTGAGAATTTCGACATCAATGTTTTCGGTTCACTGAATGTAATTAGAAAGGTATTGCCACAAATGCGAAAACAGCAATCAGGGCATATTTTCAATATTTCATCTATCGGTGGTTTCTCAGGAAATTTCCCTGGATTTGGCATCTATTGCGCTACCAAATTTGCTGTAGCAGGCTTTACCGAATCGCTGGCAGCAGAAGTAAAATCGCAAGGTATTAAGGCAACAGTAGTAGAACCGGGTTATTTCCGGACAGAATTTCTGAACACAAGCTCTTTAGCTGTCCCGGCAAACCCTATCGATGCCTACAAAGAAGTGCGCGATTCGCAGGCTATGCACCAGAACGATATTAACAACCAACAGCCCGGCGACCCGGCCAAAGCTGCTGAAGTAATGATTGAAGCTGCTAAAAGCGAAAATCCACCATTGCATTTATTCCTGGGACCCGATGCCTATCAGGTTGCAGAAGCAAAAATAACTGATGTACAAAGGGATATGGCTAACTGGAAATACCTGGCAACAGCTACGAACTTTGAAGCGGCGAATGCTTAA
- a CDS encoding SDR family oxidoreductase has translation MKTSQNTVLLIGGTAGIGLEIAKQLTALNNHVIVTGRNQERLDAVAASLSNVTTILSDVSKAEDVEALVARIKADYPQLNIVINNAGRAILYNLADHNEDAYANAADEMLTNYLSIIRVNQKLLPVLTQQESAAIVNVSSIVAYVPGVTLPTYAASKAALHSYSTSLRLSLEGSPVKVFELMPPLVDTEFSKEIGGHNGIKPSMVADELIAALANDDFEIRVGDTAKIYELYRQSPADALNVMNANRKAWIESV, from the coding sequence ATGAAAACTTCACAAAATACTGTTTTATTAATCGGCGGTACTGCCGGTATCGGTTTAGAAATTGCTAAACAATTAACTGCTTTAAACAACCATGTAATTGTTACCGGAAGGAACCAGGAGCGTTTAGACGCTGTTGCGGCATCGTTAAGTAATGTTACAACCATCCTGTCGGATGTAAGCAAGGCCGAAGATGTAGAGGCTTTGGTAGCACGTATTAAAGCCGATTATCCGCAGTTAAACATCGTGATTAATAATGCTGGGAGAGCCATTCTGTATAACCTGGCAGATCATAATGAGGATGCTTATGCCAATGCAGCAGACGAAATGCTGACCAATTATTTATCCATCATTAGGGTTAATCAGAAATTACTGCCTGTACTAACTCAGCAAGAATCAGCAGCTATTGTAAATGTTTCTTCAATTGTGGCTTATGTACCAGGCGTTACCTTGCCAACCTATGCGGCCAGTAAAGCAGCTTTACATTCTTATTCTACTTCGTTAAGGTTGAGTTTGGAAGGATCGCCTGTTAAGGTTTTCGAATTGATGCCGCCATTGGTTGATACCGAATTCTCTAAAGAAATTGGTGGGCATAACGGTATAAAACCAAGTATGGTAGCTGATGAACTGATTGCTGCTTTGGCAAACGATGATTTTGAAATCAGGGTTGGTGATACGGCAAAAATATACGAATTGTACAGACAATCGCCTGCAGATGCCTTAAATGTCATGAATGCAAACCGAAAAGCCTGGATTGAATCTGTTTAA
- the fabF gene encoding beta-ketoacyl-ACP synthase II: protein MKRVVVTGLGAITPLGNTVESFWQQILAGKSGVGPITKFDASKFKTQFASEVKDFNAETFLDKKEIKKYDVFTQYAIASSDQAITDSGLDFSTMTDDELAEVGVIWATGNGGIGTFEAQLEEFHAGDGTPRFSPFFIPKMIVDIAAGVISIRHRLRGPNYCTVSACASSNTAIINAFDTIRLGKAAIMIAGGSEAAITKSSVGGFNAAQALSKRNDDPQGASRPFDTDRDGFVMGEGAGALILEELEHAVSRGAHIYAEIVGGGMAGDAYHLTGTPPDGVGAGLGMTSALKDAGITADQIDYINAHATSTGLGDLSELQAINRVFNGLPVVIGATKSMTGHLLGAAGAIESVISILAIRDGIIPPTINTKNLDENIPKGLNIVLGEPIKKEINYVLNNTFGFGGHTASTIFKKYTA, encoded by the coding sequence ATGAAAAGAGTAGTAGTAACAGGTTTGGGCGCAATAACCCCACTTGGAAATACCGTTGAAAGCTTTTGGCAACAGATACTGGCTGGCAAAAGTGGTGTTGGTCCGATTACAAAATTTGATGCTTCAAAGTTTAAAACCCAGTTTGCAAGCGAGGTAAAAGACTTTAATGCCGAGACCTTTCTGGATAAAAAGGAAATAAAAAAATACGACGTTTTTACGCAGTATGCAATCGCTTCAAGCGATCAGGCGATAACCGATTCGGGCCTCGATTTTAGTACAATGACCGATGATGAACTGGCCGAAGTAGGGGTAATCTGGGCAACCGGAAATGGTGGTATCGGTACGTTTGAAGCGCAGCTTGAAGAATTCCATGCTGGTGATGGTACGCCGAGGTTTAGCCCGTTTTTTATCCCTAAAATGATTGTGGATATCGCAGCAGGTGTAATTTCGATCAGACACCGTTTACGCGGTCCAAATTATTGTACCGTTTCCGCTTGTGCTTCTTCTAACACGGCTATTATTAATGCTTTTGATACCATTCGTTTGGGTAAAGCAGCCATTATGATTGCCGGAGGTTCGGAAGCTGCCATTACCAAATCATCAGTAGGTGGATTTAATGCAGCCCAGGCTTTATCGAAAAGAAATGATGATCCACAGGGTGCGTCACGACCTTTTGATACAGATCGCGACGGATTTGTGATGGGTGAAGGAGCAGGAGCCTTGATTTTAGAGGAACTGGAGCATGCTGTTAGCCGTGGTGCACATATTTATGCCGAAATTGTTGGTGGCGGTATGGCCGGAGATGCTTATCACTTAACCGGAACGCCTCCTGATGGGGTTGGTGCCGGATTGGGTATGACCAGCGCTTTAAAAGATGCAGGAATTACTGCTGATCAGATTGATTACATTAATGCACACGCTACTTCAACCGGTTTGGGCGATTTGAGTGAGCTACAGGCTATCAATCGCGTCTTTAATGGCTTGCCTGTGGTAATTGGTGCAACTAAATCTATGACGGGTCACTTGTTAGGTGCGGCTGGTGCGATTGAAAGTGTGATCAGCATTTTAGCCATCAGAGATGGTATTATTCCGCCAACAATTAATACGAAAAACCTGGATGAAAATATTCCTAAAGGTTTAAATATTGTTCTGGGCGAGCCAATTAAAAAAGAAATTAATTATGTATTAAACAACACTTTTGGTTTCGGAGGGCATACCGCCAGTACGATATTTAAAAAGTACACGGCTTAA
- a CDS encoding S8 family peptidase, which translates to MNKSRIFSALLSAALVSAVPALVQAQKANWQNLDLKSDSTFGISTEKAYKELLKGKKSVKVIVAVNDGGVEATHEDLKRIMWVNKKEIAGNGKDDDKNGYADDINGWNFIGGPKGSVNFETLELTRLVRRDMARFANTTDANVAEKDKKDWETFKAERADLEKQLGEAKANLAGISGFKNALDAVVKKIGKENPTAEDFKNFKPSTPIEGRIQSVLAKQLEEGSFKDFYEDQIKEGFDYYTRQAEYNLNLDYNPRDIVGDNPDDVNEKFYGNNDVAGPDAMHGSHVAGIIAADRTNKIGIWGVADNVAIMGVRCTPNGDERDKDVANGIRYAVDNGAKVINMSFGKAYSWNKAIVNDAMKYAASKDVLIVQAAGNENKDIDVETNYPNHKDLDEKTIASWITVGASGPTDDETLKASFSNFGKTQVDVFAPGVHIYSTVPGSKYKNLDGTSMASPVVAGLAGLIRSYYPKLTAAQVKEIIVKSVTKVNHNVSYAKGEEPGAEKVSVPFSDLCISGGIVNAYNALKLAATYSGKTTAK; encoded by the coding sequence ATGAATAAAAGTAGAATTTTCAGCGCGCTTTTAAGTGCAGCGCTCGTAAGTGCGGTACCAGCTTTGGTGCAGGCACAAAAAGCAAACTGGCAAAATCTTGATCTTAAAAGTGATAGTACATTCGGTATCAGTACCGAAAAAGCATATAAAGAGCTTTTAAAAGGCAAAAAATCGGTTAAGGTAATTGTTGCCGTTAACGATGGTGGTGTGGAAGCTACACATGAAGACTTAAAACGCATCATGTGGGTAAACAAAAAAGAAATTGCCGGCAATGGTAAAGACGATGATAAAAACGGTTATGCCGATGATATTAACGGCTGGAACTTTATTGGTGGCCCAAAGGGATCGGTAAACTTTGAAACCTTAGAGTTAACCCGTTTGGTACGCCGCGATATGGCCCGTTTTGCCAATACAACTGATGCAAACGTTGCAGAAAAAGACAAAAAAGACTGGGAAACTTTTAAGGCAGAAAGAGCTGACCTCGAAAAACAACTGGGAGAAGCCAAAGCAAACTTAGCCGGTATTAGCGGATTTAAAAATGCACTTGATGCTGTGGTAAAAAAAATCGGTAAAGAAAATCCTACTGCCGAAGACTTTAAAAACTTTAAACCTAGCACACCAATTGAAGGCCGTATACAAAGTGTATTGGCAAAACAGCTTGAAGAAGGTAGTTTTAAAGATTTTTACGAAGATCAGATTAAGGAAGGTTTCGATTATTACACCCGTCAGGCAGAATATAACCTAAACCTTGATTATAACCCACGCGATATTGTTGGCGATAATCCGGATGATGTTAACGAGAAATTTTACGGAAACAATGATGTTGCTGGTCCGGATGCCATGCACGGTTCGCACGTTGCCGGTATTATTGCGGCAGATAGAACCAATAAAATTGGAATCTGGGGCGTTGCCGATAATGTTGCCATTATGGGCGTACGTTGTACACCAAACGGCGATGAGCGCGACAAAGACGTAGCAAACGGAATCCGTTATGCGGTTGATAATGGCGCTAAGGTAATTAATATGAGCTTTGGTAAAGCTTATAGCTGGAATAAAGCTATTGTTAATGATGCCATGAAATATGCTGCTTCTAAAGACGTATTGATTGTACAAGCTGCCGGCAACGAAAACAAAGATATCGATGTAGAAACCAATTACCCTAACCATAAAGACCTGGATGAAAAAACCATCGCATCGTGGATTACAGTTGGCGCTTCTGGCCCAACTGACGATGAGACATTAAAAGCCAGTTTCTCTAATTTTGGTAAAACACAGGTTGATGTTTTTGCGCCAGGTGTACACATTTACTCTACTGTACCGGGTTCTAAATACAAAAACTTAGATGGTACCAGTATGGCCTCTCCTGTTGTTGCAGGTTTAGCGGGTTTAATCCGTTCTTACTATCCGAAATTAACGGCTGCTCAGGTTAAAGAAATCATTGTTAAATCGGTCACAAAAGTAAACCACAATGTTTCTTATGCTAAAGGCGAAGAGCCAGGTGCTGAGAAAGTATCAGTTCCTTTTTCTGATCTTTGTATCAGTGGAGGTATCGTTAATGCTTACAATGCGTTGAAATTAGCAGCTACCTATTCAGGTAAAACTACTGCTAAATAA
- a CDS encoding AraC family transcriptional regulator gives MSKPESIEDFYRNKFSFLPENLQNDVGHFNVFKLEDCLKEDARPMSYNRRDYYKVSLIRGHNVYHYADKSVEINGTALIFFNPLVPYTWELASGQKSNVTGFFCIFTESFFKEKIRGNIGDLPMFIPGGKPAYILNEAQEAHVESIFSKMFEEINTDYVYKYDLLRNYITEITHFALKTQPSEALFKHVDANSRITSVFTELLERQFPIENTTQRLTMRSAKDYASQLSVHVNHLNRAIKETTGKTTTHYITERLLSEAKALLKHTDWNISEIGYCLGFEEPTHFNNFFKKLTNHTPTSYRIV, from the coding sequence ATGAGCAAACCAGAGAGCATAGAAGATTTTTACAGAAACAAATTCAGTTTTCTACCCGAAAACCTACAGAATGACGTAGGTCACTTTAATGTTTTTAAGCTGGAAGACTGCCTGAAAGAAGACGCCAGACCGATGAGCTATAACCGCCGTGATTACTATAAAGTTTCGCTGATTCGCGGTCACAACGTATATCACTACGCAGATAAAAGTGTAGAGATAAATGGCACCGCATTGATATTTTTCAACCCGCTTGTTCCTTACACCTGGGAATTGGCGAGCGGGCAAAAAAGCAATGTTACCGGTTTCTTTTGCATTTTTACTGAATCCTTTTTTAAGGAAAAAATCCGCGGGAACATTGGCGACTTACCCATGTTTATACCCGGTGGCAAGCCAGCTTACATTTTAAATGAAGCACAGGAAGCACATGTAGAAAGCATCTTTTCGAAAATGTTTGAAGAGATTAATACCGATTACGTGTATAAATACGACCTCTTAAGGAACTACATTACCGAGATTACGCACTTTGCCTTAAAAACACAGCCTTCGGAAGCTTTATTTAAACATGTAGATGCAAACAGCCGGATTACATCGGTATTTACCGAGCTGCTGGAACGCCAGTTCCCAATCGAAAATACTACCCAGAGGTTAACCATGCGCTCGGCAAAAGATTACGCCTCGCAACTTTCGGTACATGTTAACCACCTTAACCGCGCCATTAAAGAAACTACAGGTAAAACCACTACCCATTACATTACCGAACGCTTACTAAGCGAAGCTAAAGCCTTATTAAAGCATACCGACTGGAATATATCGGAAATTGGTTACTGCCTAGGCTTTGAAGAACCTACCCATTTTAATAACTTTTTCAAAAAATTAACCAACCACACCCCTACCTCTTACCGAATTGTTTGA
- a CDS encoding PaaI family thioesterase produces the protein MKRTKEITWEDPMKGAQEAMKMDGIAYLEAMRDNQFPLPPLLYTLDFSVTEIEKGNVVFEFTPQEFHYNPIGTVHGGVITAILDSAMGCSVHSLLPAGTGYTTLELKVNFLKAVTIKTGKLKTQAKVINLGGRTALLEAQLLDENNTTYAHAVSTCLILKF, from the coding sequence ATGAAACGAACTAAAGAAATAACCTGGGAAGACCCAATGAAAGGCGCACAAGAAGCCATGAAAATGGATGGTATAGCTTATTTAGAGGCCATGCGTGACAATCAGTTTCCCTTGCCACCACTTTTATACACTTTGGATTTTAGCGTAACCGAAATAGAAAAAGGGAATGTAGTTTTCGAATTTACCCCACAGGAATTCCATTATAATCCTATCGGAACAGTGCATGGTGGCGTAATTACGGCTATTTTAGATTCGGCTATGGGCTGTTCGGTGCATTCGCTTTTGCCCGCCGGAACGGGCTACACCACCTTAGAACTTAAAGTAAATTTCCTGAAAGCGGTTACCATCAAAACCGGAAAATTAAAAACACAGGCTAAAGTGATTAATCTGGGTGGTCGCACTGCTTTGCTTGAAGCTCAATTACTTGATGAAAATAATACCACTTATGCTCACGCGGTGAGCACTTGTTTAATCTTAAAATTTTAA
- a CDS encoding GNAT family N-acetyltransferase: MEISENGFIFSDKKELLNIEAIHHYLSVESYWAKNIPLETVKRSIANSLCFGIYKNQEQVGFARWVTDKATFAWLCDVYVAENYRGQGLSKKLMSFMIFHSDLQGLRRYQLATLDAHGLYEQFGFAAIENPERQMGIVIPNIYSEPK, from the coding sequence ATGGAAATCAGCGAAAACGGATTCATATTCTCTGATAAAAAGGAGCTTTTAAATATCGAAGCCATACACCATTATTTAAGTGTAGAATCGTACTGGGCAAAAAATATCCCGTTAGAAACGGTAAAACGCTCAATTGCAAATTCACTTTGTTTTGGTATCTATAAAAACCAGGAACAGGTGGGTTTTGCCCGTTGGGTAACTGATAAGGCAACATTTGCCTGGCTTTGTGATGTTTACGTAGCGGAAAATTACCGTGGACAAGGTTTATCTAAAAAACTGATGTCGTTTATGATCTTCCACTCCGATTTGCAGGGGCTGCGCCGCTACCAGCTGGCTACTTTAGATGCACATGGCTTGTACGAACAGTTTGGCTTTGCAGCAATCGAAAACCCCGAAAGGCAAATGGGTATTGTAATCCCCAATATTTACAGCGAGCCTAAATAA
- a CDS encoding DUF6428 family protein, whose amino-acid sequence MINNISIDWSSFKTELQQHPELVLQFRYASDKLVKANYHITEIKQAPIVSVDCGGVMNVWTEIIVQLWEPEMQEEARAMQVKKALSIIDLVESKLPLNPNVIVKIEFGNSAFDTRQMFPGEFKIDGENLILDLTPDATQCKAIGRGGSCGTTATGEECCAPVQPEKRKVELVNLAANETNCKLGSGCC is encoded by the coding sequence ATGATTAATAACATCTCTATTGATTGGAGCAGTTTCAAAACTGAACTTCAACAACATCCAGAATTGGTACTACAATTCCGGTATGCCTCTGATAAATTGGTTAAAGCCAATTATCACATCACCGAAATTAAACAGGCCCCCATTGTGTCGGTTGATTGTGGTGGAGTAATGAACGTATGGACCGAAATTATTGTGCAGCTTTGGGAACCTGAAATGCAGGAAGAAGCTAGGGCCATGCAGGTGAAAAAGGCATTGTCTATCATCGATTTAGTTGAAAGTAAACTGCCGTTAAACCCTAATGTCATTGTTAAAATTGAATTTGGAAATTCTGCTTTTGACACCAGGCAAATGTTTCCTGGTGAATTTAAAATTGATGGCGAAAACCTGATTTTGGACCTAACACCCGATGCAACACAATGTAAAGCCATTGGCAGAGGTGGCAGCTGCGGAACTACAGCAACAGGCGAAGAGTGTTGTGCGCCAGTACAACCTGAAAAAAGAAAAGTTGAGCTGGTAAATTTGGCTGCAAACGAAACCAATTGTAAACTTGGAAGCGGCTGTTGTTAA
- a CDS encoding arsenate reductase ArsC: MKNVLVLCTGNSCRSQLAEGYLKHFAQTKAKIYSAGIEVHGVNPKAVLIMAEDGIDISGQTSNNINEYVDVPFDYVITVCDHEKESCPYFPTQAIKLHHNFPDPAKAIGTETEIMAEFKRTRDLVKVYMEDFVSKNLSE, translated from the coding sequence ATGAAAAATGTATTAGTGCTGTGTACAGGTAATAGCTGCAGAAGTCAGCTGGCAGAAGGTTATCTGAAACATTTTGCGCAAACCAAAGCTAAAATTTACAGTGCCGGAATTGAAGTTCATGGTGTTAACCCCAAAGCGGTATTGATTATGGCAGAAGATGGAATTGATATATCCGGTCAAACGTCAAACAATATTAATGAATATGTTGATGTTCCGTTTGATTATGTGATTACGGTTTGCGATCATGAGAAAGAAAGCTGTCCGTATTTTCCAACACAAGCCATCAAGCTGCACCATAATTTTCCCGATCCGGCAAAAGCTATTGGTACGGAAACAGAAATTATGGCTGAATTTAAGAGAACCAGAGATTTGGTAAAGGTTTACATGGAAGATTTTGTTAGCAAAAATTTAAGCGAGTAG
- a CDS encoding YceH family protein codes for MDNVKPLPDLSAEEQRVLGALIEKSRTTPDYYPMTLNSLTAACNQKSSRNPVVNYDEETITLTLNQLKIKGLISTATGGSSRATKYKHNLAIVYLLLPSELAIICLLLLRGPLTPGEINSNSGRLYEFENIEEVLTQLEKLSEDEPAFVKQLPKRTGQKEARFAHLLGEQAETTTEPETESSPVVSAFDSTELENRIEKLEKEVEELKELVNLLMDK; via the coding sequence ATGGACAACGTAAAACCACTACCCGATTTATCTGCAGAAGAACAACGTGTTTTAGGCGCATTAATAGAAAAAAGCCGAACCACACCCGATTATTACCCAATGACGCTGAATAGCTTAACCGCTGCATGCAACCAAAAAAGCTCGAGAAACCCGGTAGTAAATTACGATGAAGAAACAATTACCTTAACCTTAAACCAGCTTAAAATTAAAGGGTTAATCTCAACAGCTACAGGTGGTTCCAGTCGTGCAACTAAATATAAACACAACCTGGCAATCGTTTACCTACTGTTACCTTCTGAGTTGGCCATTATTTGTCTTTTATTATTACGTGGTCCATTAACCCCGGGCGAAATAAATAGTAATTCGGGCAGGTTATATGAGTTTGAAAACATTGAAGAAGTTTTAACACAGCTGGAAAAACTATCAGAAGATGAACCCGCTTTTGTAAAACAGCTGCCCAAAAGAACCGGACAAAAAGAAGCACGTTTTGCACATTTATTAGGCGAACAGGCAGAAACCACTACAGAACCCGAAACAGAAAGCTCCCCGGTGGTCTCCGCTTTTGATTCAACCGAATTGGAAAACCGTATCGAAAAACTGGAAAAGGAAGTAGAAGAGCTGAAAGAACTGGTTAATTTGTTGATGGATAAATAG
- a CDS encoding EamA family transporter, translating into MWKFYAILSALFAAATAILAKVGLKGINGNVATAIRTVLILFIAWGIVLATGEITQLKTLSKNNLLFLGLSGLATGLSWIFYFKALETGDVSKVAPIDKLSVAIAMGLAFLILKEPIDAKTLIGGGLIVAGSIVILL; encoded by the coding sequence ATGTGGAAATTTTACGCCATACTTTCGGCCTTATTTGCTGCTGCAACAGCCATTTTAGCTAAAGTTGGGCTTAAAGGGATTAATGGAAATGTTGCAACGGCCATTAGAACGGTTTTAATTCTGTTTATTGCCTGGGGCATTGTACTGGCAACCGGAGAAATTACCCAACTCAAAACATTGAGCAAAAACAACCTCCTCTTTTTAGGATTATCCGGGCTGGCAACTGGCCTTTCGTGGATTTTTTACTTCAAAGCGCTCGAAACCGGCGATGTTTCTAAAGTAGCACCCATTGATAAACTCAGTGTGGCCATTGCCATGGGACTTGCATTTTTAATTCTAAAAGAACCCATCGATGCTAAAACACTTATTGGTGGCGGGCTGATTGTTGCCGGAAGCATTGTAATTTTGCTATAG